In Streptomyces capitiformicae, one genomic interval encodes:
- a CDS encoding ABC transporter ATP-binding protein produces MADALIPTVIADELHIVYRVNGAKTGKGSATAALSRIIKRGSDEAARGVRKVHAVRGVSFTAYRGEAIGLIGSNGSGKSTLLRAIAGLLPAEKGKVYTDGQPSLLGVNAALMNDLTGERNVILGGLAMGMSREQIRERYQEIVDFSGINEKGDFITLPMRTYSSGMAARLRFSIAAAKDHDVLMIDEALATGDRKFQMRSEARIRELRKEAGTVFLVSHNNKSIRDTCDRVLWLERGELRMDGPTGEVLKEYEKFTGK; encoded by the coding sequence GTGGCTGACGCACTCATCCCCACCGTCATCGCCGACGAGCTGCACATCGTCTACCGCGTCAACGGCGCCAAGACCGGCAAGGGCAGCGCCACCGCGGCCCTCAGCCGCATCATCAAGCGAGGCTCCGACGAGGCAGCACGAGGCGTGCGCAAGGTGCACGCCGTCCGGGGCGTCTCCTTCACCGCCTACCGCGGCGAGGCCATCGGCCTGATCGGCTCCAACGGCTCCGGCAAGTCCACCCTGCTGCGCGCCATCGCCGGCCTGCTCCCCGCGGAGAAGGGCAAGGTCTACACCGATGGCCAGCCCTCCCTGCTCGGCGTCAACGCGGCCCTGATGAACGACCTCACGGGCGAGCGGAACGTCATATTGGGCGGTCTCGCGATGGGCATGTCCCGCGAGCAGATCCGGGAGCGCTACCAGGAGATCGTCGACTTCTCCGGCATCAACGAGAAGGGCGACTTCATCACCCTTCCCATGCGCACCTACTCCTCCGGCATGGCGGCCCGCCTGCGCTTCTCCATCGCGGCGGCCAAGGACCACGACGTCCTCATGATCGACGAGGCCCTCGCCACCGGTGACCGCAAGTTCCAGATGCGCTCCGAGGCCCGCATCCGCGAGCTCCGCAAGGAGGCCGGCACGGTCTTCCTCGTCAGCCACAACAACAAGTCCATCCGCGACACCTGCGACCGCGTCCTGTGGCTGGAACGCGGCGAACTCCGCATGGACGGCCCCACCGGAGAGGTCCTGAAGGAGTACGAGAAGTTCACGGGCAAGTGA
- a CDS encoding iron-containing alcohol dehydrogenase family protein, whose translation MPVLTRLIPSPVVVDIRPGALDDLATILSDQRIAPSGRMAFAISPGSGAALRDRFAPALPEADWFCDADGTIDGAVRLADSIKKGGHYDAVIGLGGGKVIDCAKYAAARVGLPLVAVATNLANDGLCSPVATLDNDAGRGSYGVPNPIGIVIDLDVIREAPVRFVRAGIGDVICKISAVADWELSSRETGEKVDGLAAAMARQAAEAVLRHPGGIGDDDFLTTLSESLVLCGISMSVAGDSRPASGACHEISHAFDLRFPRRNALHGEQCGLGGAFATFLRGHHEIAGQMAEVLRHHGLPVLPDEIGFTMDEFVQVVEFAPQTRPGRYTILEHLELSTEQIKDAYADYAKAIGS comes from the coding sequence GTGCCAGTACTGACGAGGCTCATCCCCTCGCCGGTCGTCGTGGACATCCGTCCCGGCGCGCTCGATGACCTGGCGACGATCCTGTCGGACCAGCGCATCGCGCCGTCGGGCCGGATGGCCTTCGCGATCAGCCCCGGCTCCGGCGCCGCACTGCGCGACCGGTTCGCCCCGGCGCTGCCGGAGGCGGACTGGTTCTGCGACGCCGACGGCACCATCGACGGCGCGGTACGGCTCGCCGACTCGATCAAGAAGGGCGGTCACTACGACGCCGTGATCGGGCTCGGCGGCGGCAAGGTCATCGACTGCGCCAAGTACGCTGCCGCGCGCGTCGGCCTGCCGCTGGTCGCCGTGGCCACCAACCTCGCCAACGACGGCCTGTGCTCCCCGGTAGCCACCCTCGATAACGACGCGGGCCGCGGCTCGTACGGTGTGCCGAACCCGATCGGCATCGTCATCGACCTCGATGTCATCCGTGAGGCCCCGGTGCGCTTCGTGCGGGCCGGTATCGGCGATGTGATCTGCAAGATCTCCGCCGTGGCCGACTGGGAGCTGTCCAGCCGCGAGACCGGCGAGAAGGTCGACGGACTGGCCGCCGCCATGGCCCGCCAGGCCGCCGAGGCCGTGCTGCGCCACCCCGGTGGCATCGGTGACGACGACTTCCTGACGACACTGTCCGAGTCCCTCGTGCTGTGCGGGATCTCCATGTCCGTGGCCGGTGACAGCCGTCCCGCCTCGGGCGCCTGCCACGAGATCAGCCACGCGTTCGACCTGAGGTTCCCCCGGCGCAACGCCCTGCACGGCGAGCAGTGCGGTCTCGGCGGCGCGTTCGCCACGTTCCTGCGCGGCCACCACGAGATCGCGGGGCAGATGGCCGAGGTCCTCCGCCACCACGGGCTGCCCGTCCTCCCGGACGAGATCGGCTTCACGATGGACGAGTTCGTCCAGGTCGTGGAGTTCGCCCCGCAGACCCGGCCGGGCCGCTACACCATCCTCGAGCACCTCGAACTGAGCACCGAACAGATCAAGGACGCATACGCCGACTATGCCAAAGCCATCGGTAGCTGA
- a CDS encoding DUF6380 family protein has product MRDNPAQGHSNGEKWYATLRTKRASLTATAFRGPILHPGRPAGEGAR; this is encoded by the coding sequence GTGAGGGACAATCCGGCCCAAGGCCATTCCAACGGGGAAAAGTGGTACGCAACCCTCCGCACCAAGAGGGCGTCCCTGACTGCGACGGCCTTCCGGGGACCGATCCTTCACCCCGGCCGACCGGCAGGGGAGGGTGCACGATGA
- a CDS encoding DUF5941 domain-containing protein, which produces MSTAILTGQPVPGSSLESDLRSLGFDVRVASDAGDAETLLATVPAGQRVAVVDSRFVGHVHALRLGLTDPRFDAAALPGAVTVQAAARQALTRALAREGSAPAGGSAVAVDNLADRVTAALDADGVTPHRPELGTLVAVVPADPQARNQARQAVAAVDDEAVRLRTAVKSRDGFFTTHFISPYSRYLARWCARRGLTPNQVTTASLITALIAAGCAATGTRGGFVAAGALLILSFVLDCTDGQLARYSLQYSTLGAWLDATFDRAKEYAYYAGLALGAARGGDDVWALALGAMVLQTCRHVVDFSFNEANHDATANTSPTAALSDKLDSVGWTVWIRRMIVLPIGERWAMIAVLTAATTPRITFYALLIGCAFAATYTTAGRVLRSLTRKAQRTDRAARALTDLSDSGPLAHLLRRLARGKGFAPAYLAFVGAAIVLLGTAAAPYGSWWPVLGAVFYAWMSVAALIRPLKGALDWLIPPLFRAAEYGTVLVLAAKADVNGALPAAFGLVAAVAYHHYDTVYRIRGDAGAPPHWLVRAIGGHEGRTLLVTVLAALLAPTEFKVALTALAVAVAVLVLFESIRFWVTAHKTGAPAVHDEGEPA; this is translated from the coding sequence CTGTCGACCGCCATCCTCACCGGTCAGCCGGTCCCCGGATCGTCGCTGGAGAGCGATCTGCGGTCGCTCGGCTTCGACGTGCGGGTCGCCTCCGACGCCGGTGACGCCGAGACGCTCCTCGCGACGGTTCCCGCTGGTCAGCGCGTCGCCGTCGTCGACTCCCGATTCGTGGGGCATGTGCACGCGCTGCGCCTGGGCCTCACCGATCCCCGCTTCGACGCGGCCGCGCTGCCGGGTGCGGTGACCGTACAGGCCGCCGCCCGCCAGGCCCTGACCCGCGCGCTGGCCCGGGAGGGTTCCGCCCCGGCAGGCGGTTCCGCGGTCGCCGTCGACAACCTTGCCGACCGTGTCACCGCCGCCCTCGACGCGGACGGGGTCACCCCGCACCGGCCCGAACTCGGCACCCTGGTCGCCGTTGTCCCCGCCGACCCGCAGGCCCGCAACCAGGCCCGCCAGGCGGTCGCCGCCGTCGACGACGAGGCCGTACGGCTGCGTACGGCGGTGAAGTCCCGCGACGGCTTCTTCACCACGCACTTCATCAGCCCGTACTCCCGCTACCTCGCCCGCTGGTGCGCCCGCCGGGGCCTGACGCCGAACCAGGTCACCACGGCCTCCCTCATCACCGCCCTGATCGCGGCGGGTTGTGCGGCCACCGGCACCCGGGGCGGCTTCGTCGCGGCCGGAGCGCTGCTCATCCTCTCCTTCGTCCTCGACTGCACCGACGGCCAGTTGGCCCGCTACTCGCTGCAGTACTCGACGCTCGGCGCCTGGCTCGACGCCACCTTCGACCGCGCCAAGGAGTACGCCTACTACGCGGGTCTCGCCCTCGGCGCGGCACGCGGCGGCGACGACGTATGGGCGCTCGCCCTCGGCGCGATGGTCCTGCAAACCTGCCGCCACGTCGTCGACTTCTCCTTCAACGAGGCGAACCACGACGCCACCGCCAACACCAGCCCCACCGCCGCCCTCTCCGACAAGCTCGACAGCGTGGGCTGGACGGTCTGGATCCGTCGGATGATCGTGCTGCCGATCGGTGAGCGCTGGGCGATGATCGCGGTCCTCACGGCGGCCACCACTCCCCGTATCACCTTCTACGCGCTGCTCATCGGGTGCGCGTTCGCTGCGACTTACACCACAGCGGGTCGTGTGCTGCGGTCGTTGACGCGCAAGGCACAGCGGACCGACCGGGCGGCACGTGCGTTGACGGACCTGTCCGACTCGGGCCCGCTCGCCCATCTCCTGCGCCGCCTCGCCCGTGGCAAGGGCTTCGCCCCGGCCTACCTCGCCTTCGTCGGCGCGGCCATCGTCCTTCTCGGTACCGCGGCCGCCCCTTACGGCAGTTGGTGGCCGGTCCTGGGCGCCGTCTTCTACGCGTGGATGTCGGTCGCGGCCCTGATCCGCCCCCTCAAGGGCGCCCTCGACTGGCTGATTCCCCCGCTGTTCCGCGCCGCCGAATACGGCACCGTTCTGGTACTGGCGGCCAAAGCCGATGTGAACGGAGCCCTGCCGGCGGCTTTCGGGCTGGTGGCCGCGGTCGCCTACCATCACTACGACACGGTGTATCGCATCCGCGGCGACGCGGGCGCGCCGCCGCACTGGCTGGTGCGGGCGATCGGCGGGCACGAAGGCAGGACGCTGCTGGTCACCGTCCTGGCCGCGCTGCTCGCGCCCACTGAGTTCAAGGTCGCGCTCACGGCTCTCGCTGTGGCCGTGGCAGTGCTGGTGCTCTTCGAGAGCATCCGCTTCTGGGTGACCGCCCATAAAACCGGCGCACCCGCCGTACACGATGAAGGAGAACCCGCATGA
- a CDS encoding glycosyltransferase family 2 protein: MKVGAVIITMGNRPDELRALLDSVAKQDGDRVEVVVVGNGSPVPDVPEGVRTIELPENLGIPGGRNVGIEAFGPSGRDVDVLLFLDDDGLLAHHDTAELCRQAFEADPELGIISFRIADPETGETQRRHVPRLRAADPMRSSRVTTFLGGANAVRTQVLAEVGGLPDEFFYAHEETDLAWRALDAGWMIDYRSDMVLFHPTTAPSRHAVYHRMVARNRVWLARRNLPALLVPVYLGVWLLLTLLRKPSRPALRAWFGGFKEGWTSPCGPRRSMKWRTVWRLTRLGRPPVI; encoded by the coding sequence ATGAAGGTCGGCGCGGTCATCATCACCATGGGCAACCGCCCCGACGAGCTCCGCGCCCTTCTCGACTCGGTCGCCAAGCAGGACGGCGACCGGGTCGAGGTGGTCGTCGTCGGCAATGGCTCGCCGGTACCGGACGTCCCCGAGGGCGTCCGCACGATCGAGCTGCCCGAGAACCTGGGCATCCCCGGCGGCCGCAACGTAGGCATCGAGGCATTCGGCCCGAGCGGCCGGGACGTCGACGTCCTCCTCTTCCTCGACGACGACGGCCTCCTCGCCCACCACGACACCGCCGAGCTGTGCCGCCAGGCCTTCGAGGCCGACCCCGAGCTCGGCATCATCAGCTTCCGCATCGCCGACCCCGAGACCGGCGAGACCCAGCGGCGCCACGTGCCCCGGCTGCGCGCCGCCGACCCGATGCGCTCCTCCCGGGTGACGACCTTCCTCGGCGGCGCCAACGCGGTCCGTACGCAGGTCCTCGCCGAAGTGGGCGGACTTCCGGACGAGTTCTTCTACGCGCACGAGGAAACCGACCTGGCGTGGCGGGCCCTCGACGCGGGCTGGATGATCGACTACCGGTCCGACATGGTGCTGTTCCATCCCACCACCGCGCCCTCCCGGCACGCGGTCTACCACCGCATGGTCGCGCGTAACCGCGTCTGGCTCGCGCGCCGCAACCTCCCGGCCCTCCTCGTGCCGGTCTACCTGGGCGTCTGGCTGCTGCTCACCCTGCTCCGCAAGCCCTCGCGTCCCGCCCTGCGGGCCTGGTTCGGCGGCTTCAAGGAAGGCTGGACGAGCCCGTGCGGCCCGCGTCGCTCCATGAAGTGGCGTACGGTGTGGCGCCTGACCAGACTGGGCCGACCTCCCGTCATCTGA
- the hpnE gene encoding hydroxysqualene dehydroxylase HpnE — protein sequence MTDGAQPEGLLDADSTGRPSTAVVVGGGLAGMTAALALADAGVRVTLLEGRPRLGGLAFSFQRGNLTVDNGQHVYLRCCTAYRWFLDRVDGAGLAPLQDRLDVPVLDAEGRPGRRLGRLRRDALPVPLHLGRSLATYPHLSLAERAKVGRAALALKALDLADPTLDERDFGGWLAERGQSARAVEALWDLVGVATLNAVAGDASLGLAAMVFKTGLLSDPGAADIGWAHVPLGELHDRLARKALDSAGVRTELRTRVTSISPQGNGNWAVQVPGESLDTDAVVLAVPQREAYDLLPEGALDHPERLLEIGTAPILNVHVVYDRKVLRRPFFAALGSPVQWVFDRTEASGLTEGQYLALSQSAAQDEIDAPVSVLRERYLPELERLLPHARGAHVRDFFVTRERTATFAPTPGVGRLRPGARTKAPGLYLAGAWTATGWPATMESAVRSGVSAADAALGALGRPRDHLFAYEEAA from the coding sequence ATGACCGACGGCGCACAGCCCGAGGGGCTGTTGGACGCGGACAGCACGGGCCGCCCCAGCACGGCCGTGGTGGTCGGCGGGGGCCTGGCGGGCATGACCGCCGCGCTCGCGCTCGCCGACGCCGGCGTGCGGGTCACGCTTCTGGAGGGGCGGCCGCGGCTCGGCGGGCTCGCCTTCTCCTTCCAGCGCGGCAACCTGACCGTCGACAACGGGCAGCACGTGTATCTGCGCTGCTGCACCGCCTACCGCTGGTTCCTCGACCGCGTCGACGGGGCCGGGCTCGCCCCGCTGCAGGACCGGCTCGACGTGCCGGTGCTCGACGCCGAGGGCAGGCCCGGGCGACGGCTCGGCAGACTGCGGCGCGACGCACTGCCCGTACCCCTGCATCTGGGGCGCAGCCTGGCCACGTACCCCCATCTCTCGCTCGCCGAGCGCGCCAAAGTGGGGCGTGCCGCATTGGCGCTCAAGGCACTGGACCTCGCGGATCCCACGCTGGACGAGCGGGACTTCGGCGGCTGGCTGGCCGAGCGCGGTCAGTCGGCGCGTGCCGTCGAGGCGCTGTGGGACCTCGTGGGGGTCGCCACCCTCAACGCGGTGGCCGGGGACGCTTCCCTCGGGCTCGCCGCTATGGTGTTCAAGACGGGTCTGCTGTCCGATCCGGGCGCGGCCGACATCGGCTGGGCCCATGTCCCGCTGGGTGAACTGCACGACCGGCTGGCCCGCAAGGCGCTCGACTCGGCGGGCGTCCGTACCGAACTCCGTACCCGCGTCACCTCCATCTCCCCCCAGGGCAACGGGAATTGGGCGGTCCAGGTTCCCGGCGAGAGCCTCGACACCGACGCGGTCGTCCTCGCCGTACCGCAGCGCGAGGCGTACGACCTGCTCCCGGAGGGGGCGCTCGACCACCCCGAGCGGCTGCTGGAGATCGGTACCGCGCCGATCCTCAACGTCCATGTGGTGTACGACCGGAAGGTGCTCCGGCGGCCGTTCTTCGCGGCGCTCGGCTCCCCGGTGCAGTGGGTCTTCGACCGGACCGAGGCGTCCGGGCTGACCGAGGGCCAGTACCTGGCGCTGTCGCAGTCGGCCGCGCAGGACGAGATCGACGCACCCGTGTCCGTACTGCGTGAGCGGTATCTGCCGGAGCTGGAGCGGCTGTTGCCCCACGCGCGGGGCGCGCACGTGCGGGACTTCTTCGTGACCCGGGAGCGCACCGCGACGTTCGCCCCCACCCCCGGCGTCGGACGGCTCAGGCCCGGCGCCCGCACCAAGGCACCCGGCCTGTACCTGGCCGGAGCGTGGACCGCCACCGGGTGGCCCGCGACCATGGAGAGTGCGGTCCGCAGCGGTGTCAGTGCGGCGGACGCCGCGCTCGGCGCCCTGGGCCGGCCCCGAGACCACCTCTTCGCCTATGAGGAGGCGGCGTGA
- the hpnC gene encoding squalene synthase HpnC, producing the protein MTVTGTARTGDPERDTLDKAAAENFPVAPFFLPRAWRDDLMAVYGFARLVDDIGDGDLAPGGADARLLGVSPREADDRLLLLDAFEADLHRVFDATPNHPLLRRLQHTVRRHCLAPGPFLALIAANRQDQLVKRYETYDDLLAYCELSANPVGHLVLAVTGTTTPERVRHSDTICTALQIIEHLQDVTEDLGRDRVYLPAADMKRFHVQEADLAAPTAGASVRALIAYEAERARNLLNEGTPLVGSVHGRLRLLLAGFVAGGRAAVHAIAAAEFDVLPGPPKPGKLRLLHEAGATLRGEG; encoded by the coding sequence GTGACCGTAACCGGGACGGCGCGCACCGGTGACCCGGAGCGCGACACCCTCGACAAGGCCGCGGCCGAGAACTTTCCCGTCGCGCCGTTCTTCCTGCCGCGGGCCTGGCGCGACGACCTCATGGCGGTCTACGGCTTCGCCCGCCTCGTCGACGACATCGGCGACGGCGACCTCGCCCCCGGCGGCGCCGACGCCCGCCTCCTGGGCGTCTCCCCGCGGGAGGCCGACGACCGGCTCCTCCTCCTCGACGCCTTCGAGGCCGACCTCCACAGGGTCTTCGACGCCACCCCGAACCACCCGCTGCTGCGCAGACTCCAGCACACCGTCCGCCGCCACTGCCTCGCCCCGGGGCCGTTCCTCGCCCTGATCGCCGCCAACCGCCAGGACCAGCTGGTCAAGCGGTACGAGACCTACGACGACCTGCTCGCCTACTGCGAGCTGTCGGCCAACCCCGTCGGCCACCTGGTACTCGCCGTCACCGGCACCACGACCCCCGAGCGGGTCCGCCACTCCGACACGATCTGCACCGCGCTGCAGATCATCGAGCACCTCCAGGACGTCACCGAGGACCTCGGCCGCGATCGCGTCTATCTGCCCGCCGCGGACATGAAGCGCTTTCACGTCCAGGAGGCGGATCTCGCCGCGCCCACGGCCGGTGCATCGGTGCGCGCGCTGATCGCGTACGAGGCGGAACGCGCCCGGAATCTCCTGAATGAGGGCACCCCGCTCGTGGGTAGCGTTCACGGCAGGCTGAGGCTGCTCCTCGCGGGCTTCGTGGCGGGAGGAAGGGCGGCCGTCCACGCGATCGCCGCCGCCGAGTTCGACGTACTTCCCGGCCCGCCCAAGCCCGGCAAGCTCCGGCTGCTGCATGAGGCGGGCGCGACCCTGCGAGGAGAGGGGTGA
- a CDS encoding phosphocholine cytidylyltransferase family protein, with product MIGLVLAAGAGRRLRPYTDTLPKALVPVGPEDTSGNADSLTVLDLTLGNFAEIGLTEVAIIVGYRKEAVYERREALEQKYGLKITLIDNDKAEEWNNAYSLWCGRDAIKHSVILANGDTVHPVSVEKTLLAARGGDKKIILAIDTVKSLADEEMKVVVDPEKGMTKITKLMDPAEASGEYIGVTLIEGEAADELADALKTVFETDPQQFYEHGYQELVNRGFQIDVAPIGDVKWVEIDNHDDLAKGREIACQY from the coding sequence ATGATCGGCCTCGTGCTGGCGGCCGGCGCCGGACGGCGTCTGCGCCCCTACACCGACACCCTGCCCAAGGCTCTGGTGCCGGTAGGGCCCGAGGATACTTCGGGTAACGCCGACAGCCTCACCGTTCTCGACCTCACCCTCGGCAACTTCGCCGAGATCGGCCTGACCGAGGTCGCGATCATCGTCGGGTACCGCAAGGAGGCCGTCTACGAGCGCCGCGAGGCGCTGGAGCAGAAGTACGGCCTGAAGATCACCCTCATTGACAACGACAAGGCCGAGGAGTGGAACAACGCCTACTCCCTGTGGTGCGGCCGTGACGCCATCAAGCACTCGGTGATCCTCGCCAACGGCGACACCGTGCACCCGGTCTCCGTCGAGAAGACCCTGCTCGCCGCGCGCGGCGGCGACAAGAAGATCATCCTCGCCATCGACACCGTGAAGTCGCTGGCCGACGAGGAGATGAAGGTCGTCGTCGACCCTGAGAAGGGCATGACGAAGATCACCAAGCTGATGGACCCGGCGGAGGCCTCCGGCGAGTACATCGGCGTCACCCTCATCGAGGGCGAGGCCGCCGACGAACTGGCCGACGCGCTGAAGACGGTCTTCGAGACCGACCCGCAGCAGTTCTACGAGCACGGCTACCAGGAACTCGTGAACCGAGGCTTCCAGATCGACGTGGCGCCCATCGGTGACGTCAAGTGGGTTGAGATCGACAACCACGACGACCTCGCCAAGGGACGTGAGATCGCGTGCCAGTACTGA
- the hpnD gene encoding presqualene diphosphate synthase HpnD has protein sequence MIRTVESEPHASAPVLAAYRYCEAVTGQQARNFAYGIRLLPTPKRRAMSALYAFSRRVDDIGDGALALDVKAARLEETRALVARIREGAVGEDDTDPVVVALAHAGVRFPIPFDALDELIDGVLMDVRGETYETWDDLKAYCRCVAGTIGRLSLGVFGIERGARGAERAPEYADTLGLALQLTNILRDVREDAQGGRVYLPADDLAKFGCSGGFTGPLPPADSDFAGLVHFEVRRARALFAEGYRLLPMLDRRSGACVAAMAGIYRRLLDRIEREPEAVLRGRVSLPGREKAYVAVRGLSGLDARHVSRRTVRRRA, from the coding sequence GTGATCCGGACCGTGGAGTCGGAACCACACGCGTCCGCACCGGTACTCGCCGCCTACCGCTACTGCGAGGCCGTCACCGGACAGCAGGCCCGTAACTTCGCCTACGGCATCAGGCTTCTGCCGACGCCCAAGCGTCGCGCGATGTCCGCCCTCTACGCGTTCTCCCGGCGCGTCGACGACATCGGCGACGGCGCGCTCGCGCTCGACGTCAAGGCCGCCCGACTGGAGGAGACCCGGGCACTGGTCGCCCGGATCCGTGAGGGCGCCGTCGGCGAGGACGACACGGACCCGGTCGTGGTGGCCCTGGCCCACGCCGGGGTGAGGTTCCCGATCCCGTTCGACGCCCTCGACGAACTCATCGACGGCGTCCTGATGGACGTACGCGGCGAGACCTACGAGACCTGGGACGACCTGAAGGCCTACTGCCGCTGTGTGGCGGGCACCATCGGACGGCTCTCGCTCGGTGTCTTCGGCATCGAACGTGGGGCGCGTGGTGCGGAACGCGCGCCGGAGTACGCGGACACCCTCGGGCTCGCGCTTCAACTCACCAACATTCTCAGGGACGTTCGCGAGGACGCCCAGGGCGGGCGGGTCTATCTGCCCGCCGACGATCTCGCGAAGTTCGGCTGCTCCGGCGGGTTCACCGGGCCGCTCCCGCCGGCCGACTCCGACTTCGCGGGTCTGGTGCACTTCGAGGTGCGCCGGGCCCGTGCCCTGTTCGCCGAGGGCTACCGGCTGCTGCCGATGCTGGACCGGCGCAGCGGAGCCTGTGTCGCCGCCATGGCCGGCATCTACCGGCGACTGCTGGACCGTATCGAGCGCGAGCCGGAAGCGGTGCTGCGCGGCCGGGTCTCGCTGCCCGGACGCGAGAAGGCCTACGTCGCCGTACGCGGGCTGTCCGGTCTGGACGCCCGGCATGTGTCGCGCCGTACCGTCAGGAGGCGCGCGTGA
- a CDS encoding ABC transporter permease has product MSETTHDGRVVVSDRPSPDDGLTAAELAAKYGLAVSGARPGLVEYVRQMWGRRHFILAFSQAKLTAQYSQAKLGQLWQVATPLLNALVYFLIFGLILNADRGMSREVYVPFLVTGVFVFTFTQSSVMAGVRAISGNLGLVRALHFPRASLPISFSLQQLQQLLFSMIVLFAVAVGFGSYPRLSWLLILPVLVLQFLFNTGLALVFARMGAKTPDLAQLMPFVMRTWMYASGVMFSIPVMLKDHPAWIADVLQWNPAAIYMDLMRFALIDGYGSENLPPHVWAVAAGWAALVAFGGFVYFWKAEERYGRG; this is encoded by the coding sequence GTGAGTGAGACAACGCATGACGGCAGGGTTGTGGTGAGCGACCGTCCGTCGCCCGATGACGGGCTCACCGCGGCCGAGCTGGCCGCGAAGTACGGGCTGGCCGTGAGCGGCGCCCGGCCCGGACTCGTCGAGTACGTCCGCCAGATGTGGGGGCGGCGACACTTCATCCTCGCCTTCTCCCAGGCGAAGCTCACCGCACAGTACAGCCAGGCCAAGCTCGGTCAGCTGTGGCAGGTGGCCACCCCGCTGCTGAACGCGCTGGTGTACTTCCTCATCTTCGGTCTCATCCTCAACGCCGACCGGGGCATGTCGCGCGAGGTGTACGTGCCGTTCCTGGTCACGGGTGTGTTCGTGTTCACCTTCACCCAGAGCTCGGTGATGGCGGGCGTCCGCGCGATCTCCGGCAACCTGGGCCTGGTGCGCGCCCTGCACTTCCCGCGGGCCTCGCTGCCCATCTCCTTCTCGCTCCAGCAGCTCCAGCAGCTGCTGTTCTCGATGATCGTGCTCTTCGCCGTCGCGGTCGGCTTCGGCAGCTACCCACGCCTGTCCTGGCTGCTGATCCTCCCGGTGCTGGTCCTGCAGTTCCTGTTCAACACCGGCCTGGCGCTGGTCTTCGCCCGTATGGGAGCCAAGACCCCGGACCTGGCGCAGCTGATGCCGTTCGTGATGCGTACGTGGATGTACGCGTCCGGCGTGATGTTCTCGATCCCGGTGATGCTCAAGGACCATCCCGCGTGGATCGCCGACGTCCTCCAGTGGAATCCCGCCGCCATCTACATGGACCTGATGCGCTTCGCGCTCATCGACGGCTACGGCTCCGAGAACCTGCCCCCGCACGTGTGGGCGGTCGCCGCCGGCTGGGCCGCGCTGGTCGCGTTCGGCGGCTTCGTGTACTTCTGGAAGGCGGAGGAGAGGTACGGCCGTGGCTGA
- a CDS encoding CDP-alcohol phosphatidyltransferase family protein, with amino-acid sequence MPKPSVAELRPVVHPPGVKDRRSGEHWAGRLYMREISLRMDRHLVNTRVTPNQLTYLMTVFGVLAAPALLIPGIPGAVLGVLMVQLYLLFDCVDGEIARWRKQYSMAGVYVDRVGAYLCDAAVLVGFGLRAADLWGTGRIDWLWAFLGTLAALGAILIKAETDLVGVARHQTGKPPVQESASEPRSSGMALARKAAAALKFHRLILGVEASLLILVLAFLDQARGDLFFSRLGVAVLAGIALLQTLLHLVSILASSRLK; translated from the coding sequence ATGCCAAAGCCATCGGTAGCTGAACTCCGCCCGGTCGTTCACCCCCCGGGTGTAAAGGACCGGCGGAGCGGCGAGCACTGGGCCGGCCGGCTCTACATGCGCGAAATCTCCCTGCGCATGGACCGGCACCTGGTGAACACCCGGGTCACGCCCAACCAGCTGACCTACCTGATGACCGTCTTCGGCGTCCTCGCCGCCCCGGCCCTGCTGATACCGGGCATCCCGGGCGCCGTCCTCGGCGTGCTGATGGTCCAGCTCTACCTGCTGTTCGACTGCGTCGACGGCGAGATCGCCCGTTGGCGCAAGCAGTACTCGATGGCCGGGGTCTACGTGGACCGCGTCGGCGCCTACCTCTGCGACGCGGCCGTGCTCGTCGGCTTCGGGCTGCGCGCCGCCGACCTGTGGGGCACCGGACGGATCGACTGGCTGTGGGCCTTCCTCGGCACGCTCGCCGCCCTCGGCGCCATCCTGATCAAGGCGGAGACCGACCTCGTCGGCGTCGCCCGGCACCAGACCGGCAAGCCGCCGGTCCAGGAGTCGGCGTCCGAGCCGCGCTCGTCCGGCATGGCGCTGGCCCGTAAGGCCGCCGCCGCGCTGAAGTTCCACCGGCTCATCCTCGGCGTCGAGGCCTCCCTGCTGATCCTGGTCCTCGCCTTCCTCGACCAGGCCCGGGGCGACCTGTTCTTCTCCCGGCTCGGCGTCGCCGTACTGGCCGGAATCGCCCTGCTTCAGACGCTGCTGCACCTGGTGTCCATCCTCGCCTCCAGCAGGCTGAAGTGA